A region from the Phycodurus eques isolate BA_2022a chromosome 12, UOR_Pequ_1.1, whole genome shotgun sequence genome encodes:
- the LOC133411104 gene encoding electrogenic aspartate/glutamate antiporter SLC25A12, mitochondrial-like isoform X1, whose amino-acid sequence MAVKVQMTRRADPHELKAVFLKYASVVEDGEHYMTPKDFVQSYLGLQTQPQHNPKTVGLIAGVADTTKDGLISFQEFLAFESVLCAPDALFIVAFQLFDKTGTGNISFENVRDIFSQTTVHHHIPFNWDCEFIRLHFGHGRSKNLSYSEFTQFLQELQLEHARQAFAQKDKGKSGTITALDFSDIMATIRHHMLTPFVEENLVSAAGGGTSHMVSFSYFNAFNALLNNMELIRKIYSTLVGTHKDTLVTKEEFVHAANRFGQITPMEIDILYKLAGLHTHSGRLNHSDIERIAPLEEGDMPYHLAEAQRQHTHESSRPVWLQVAESAYRFTLGSIAGATGATAVYPIDLVKTRMQNQRSTGSLVGELMYKNSFDCAKKVLRYEGFFGFYRGLIPQIIGVAPEKAIKLTMNDLVRDKFTTVDGSIPLAAEILAGGCAGGSQVIFTNPLEIVKIRLQVAGEITTGPRVSALNVVRDLGFFGLYKGAKACFLRDIPFSAIYFPVYAHTKEMLADDEGKVGALQLLAAGAIAGVPAASLMTPADVIKTRLQVAARAGQTTYNGVIDCFRKILKEEGFRAFWKGAGARVFRSSPQFGVTLVTYELLQRWFNIDFGRHLPSGSKPTPAPKSEDLPPVSADHVGGYRLAAATFAGVERKFGLQLPKFEASGAAQVKASAL is encoded by the exons ATGGCGGTCAAG GTGCAGATGACAAGAAGAGCCGACCCCCATGAGTTGAAGGCAGTTTTTCTGAAG TATGCCAGTGTGGTGGAGGATGGGGAGCATTACATGACACCCAAAGACTTTGTGCAAAGTTACCTCGGTCTGCAAACGCAACCGCAACACAACCCCAAAACTGTGGGCCTCATAGCTGGAGTGGCTGACACCACCAAAGATGG GTTGATCTCATTCCAGGAGTTTCTGGCCTTTGAGTCAGTTCTATGCGCCCCAGATGCCCTGTTCATCGTTGCCTTTCAGCTGTTCGACAAGACCGGCACGGGGAACATTTCTTTCG AGAATGTCCGTGACATCTTCAGCCAGACTACTGTCCATCATCACATTCCCTTCAACTGGGACTGTGAGTTCATCAGGCTACACTTTGGCCATGGGAGAAGCAAGAACCTCAGCTACTCAGAATTCACCCAGTTTCTGCAG GAGCTGCAGCTGGAGCATGCCCGCCAGGCTTTCGCCCAAAAAGACAAGGGGAAAAGTGGCACCATCACGGCCTTGGACTTCAGCGACATCATGGCCACCATCAGGCACCACATGCTGACTCCATTTGTGGAGGAGAATCTGGTTTCT GCTGCTGGAGGAGGTACATCCCACATGGTGAGCTTCTCCTACTTCAACGCCTTTAACGCCCTCCTCAACAACATGGAGCTGATCCGCAAGATTTACAGCACCCTCGTCGGCACACATAAAGACACGCTGGTCACCAAAG AGGAGTTTGTCCATGCTGCCAATAGGTTTGGTCAGATCACGCCAATGGAGATCGACATCCTCTACAAACTAGCTGGTCTCCACACTCACTCGGG GCGGCTCAACCACAGTGACATCGAGAGGATAGCCCCGCTGGAAGAAGGAGACATGCCTTACCACCTTGCTGAGGCCCAGAGACAG CATACTCATGAATCGTCCCGGCCCGTCTGGCTCCAGGTCGCGGAGTCAGCCTACAGGTTCACTCTGGGCTCAATTGCTGGAG CCACCGGGGCCACAGCTGTGTATCCCATCGACCTGGTCAAGACTCGCATGCAGAACCAGCGGTCCACAGGCTCCTTGGTGGGCGAGCTCATGTACAAGAACAGCTTCGACTGTGCCAAGAAAGTGCTGCGCTATGAGGGCTTCTTTGGATTCTACCGAG GTCTCATCCCGCAGATCATCGGCGTGGCCCCGGAGAAAGCCATCAAGCTAACG ATGAATGATTTAGTCAGAGACAAGTTCACCACAGTAGATGGTTCCATCCCTCTGGCTGCTGAAATTCTAGCTGGTGGATGT GCTGGAGGCTCCCAGGTGATTTTCACCAATCCTCTGGAGATCGTAAAGATCCGCCTGCAGGTGGCCGGAGAGATCACCACAGGCCCCAGGGTCAGCGCCCTCAATGTTGTACGAGACCTGGGCTTCTTTGGCCTCTACAAG GGAGCTAAAGCCTGCTTCCTGAGGGACATCCCCTTCTCTGCCATCTACTTCCCTGTTTACGCCCACACCAAAGAGATGCTTGCAGATGACGAAGGAAAAGTGGGGGCGCTGCAGCTGCTCGCTGCTGGAGCCATTGCAG GTGTCCCCGCAGCATCGCTCATGACTCCCGCTGATGTCATCAAGACGAGACTGCAGGTGGCGGCCAGAGCGGGCCAGACCACGTACAACGGAGTAATCGACTGCTTCAGAAAGATCCTCAAGGAGGAAGGTTTCCGGGCCTTTTGGAAGGGTGCGGGAG CTCGAGTCTTCCGATCCTCACCGCAGTTCGGCGTCACCTTGGTGACCTACGAACTGCTGCAGAGATGGTTTAACATAGACTTTGGCAGACA CCTTCCATCGGGATCTAAGCCCACTCCCGCTCCAAAATCGGAGGACCTCCCTCCAGTCAGTGCGGACCACGTAGGCGGATACCGTCTGGCGGCTGCCACGTTTGCAGGCGTGGAGAGAAAGTTCGGCCTTCAGCTGCCCAAGTTTGAAGCTTCTGGAGCGGCGCAGGTCAAAGCTTCAGCACTGTGA
- the LOC133411104 gene encoding electrogenic aspartate/glutamate antiporter SLC25A12, mitochondrial-like isoform X2, which yields MAVKVQMTRRADPHELKAVFLKYASVVEDGEHYMTPKDFVQSYLGLQTQPQHNPKTVGLIAGVADTTKDGLISFQEFLAFESVLCAPDALFIVAFQLFDKTGTGNISFENVRDIFSQTTVHHHIPFNWDCEFIRLHFGHGRSKNLSYSEFTQFLQELQLEHARQAFAQKDKGKSGTITALDFSDIMATIRHHMLTPFVEENLVSAAGGGTSHMVSFSYFNAFNALLNNMELIRKIYSTLVGTHKDTLVTKEEFVHAANRFGQITPMEIDILYKLAGLHTHSGRLNHSDIERIAPLEEGDMPYHLAEAQRQHTHESSRPVWLQVAESAYRFTLGSIAGATGATAVYPIDLVKTRMQNQRSTGSLVGELMYKNSFDCAKKVLRYEGFFGFYRGLIPQIIGVAPEKAIKLTMNDLVRDKFTTVDGSIPLAAEILAGGCGAKACFLRDIPFSAIYFPVYAHTKEMLADDEGKVGALQLLAAGAIAGVPAASLMTPADVIKTRLQVAARAGQTTYNGVIDCFRKILKEEGFRAFWKGAGARVFRSSPQFGVTLVTYELLQRWFNIDFGRHLPSGSKPTPAPKSEDLPPVSADHVGGYRLAAATFAGVERKFGLQLPKFEASGAAQVKASAL from the exons ATGGCGGTCAAG GTGCAGATGACAAGAAGAGCCGACCCCCATGAGTTGAAGGCAGTTTTTCTGAAG TATGCCAGTGTGGTGGAGGATGGGGAGCATTACATGACACCCAAAGACTTTGTGCAAAGTTACCTCGGTCTGCAAACGCAACCGCAACACAACCCCAAAACTGTGGGCCTCATAGCTGGAGTGGCTGACACCACCAAAGATGG GTTGATCTCATTCCAGGAGTTTCTGGCCTTTGAGTCAGTTCTATGCGCCCCAGATGCCCTGTTCATCGTTGCCTTTCAGCTGTTCGACAAGACCGGCACGGGGAACATTTCTTTCG AGAATGTCCGTGACATCTTCAGCCAGACTACTGTCCATCATCACATTCCCTTCAACTGGGACTGTGAGTTCATCAGGCTACACTTTGGCCATGGGAGAAGCAAGAACCTCAGCTACTCAGAATTCACCCAGTTTCTGCAG GAGCTGCAGCTGGAGCATGCCCGCCAGGCTTTCGCCCAAAAAGACAAGGGGAAAAGTGGCACCATCACGGCCTTGGACTTCAGCGACATCATGGCCACCATCAGGCACCACATGCTGACTCCATTTGTGGAGGAGAATCTGGTTTCT GCTGCTGGAGGAGGTACATCCCACATGGTGAGCTTCTCCTACTTCAACGCCTTTAACGCCCTCCTCAACAACATGGAGCTGATCCGCAAGATTTACAGCACCCTCGTCGGCACACATAAAGACACGCTGGTCACCAAAG AGGAGTTTGTCCATGCTGCCAATAGGTTTGGTCAGATCACGCCAATGGAGATCGACATCCTCTACAAACTAGCTGGTCTCCACACTCACTCGGG GCGGCTCAACCACAGTGACATCGAGAGGATAGCCCCGCTGGAAGAAGGAGACATGCCTTACCACCTTGCTGAGGCCCAGAGACAG CATACTCATGAATCGTCCCGGCCCGTCTGGCTCCAGGTCGCGGAGTCAGCCTACAGGTTCACTCTGGGCTCAATTGCTGGAG CCACCGGGGCCACAGCTGTGTATCCCATCGACCTGGTCAAGACTCGCATGCAGAACCAGCGGTCCACAGGCTCCTTGGTGGGCGAGCTCATGTACAAGAACAGCTTCGACTGTGCCAAGAAAGTGCTGCGCTATGAGGGCTTCTTTGGATTCTACCGAG GTCTCATCCCGCAGATCATCGGCGTGGCCCCGGAGAAAGCCATCAAGCTAACG ATGAATGATTTAGTCAGAGACAAGTTCACCACAGTAGATGGTTCCATCCCTCTGGCTGCTGAAATTCTAGCTGGTGGATGT GGAGCTAAAGCCTGCTTCCTGAGGGACATCCCCTTCTCTGCCATCTACTTCCCTGTTTACGCCCACACCAAAGAGATGCTTGCAGATGACGAAGGAAAAGTGGGGGCGCTGCAGCTGCTCGCTGCTGGAGCCATTGCAG GTGTCCCCGCAGCATCGCTCATGACTCCCGCTGATGTCATCAAGACGAGACTGCAGGTGGCGGCCAGAGCGGGCCAGACCACGTACAACGGAGTAATCGACTGCTTCAGAAAGATCCTCAAGGAGGAAGGTTTCCGGGCCTTTTGGAAGGGTGCGGGAG CTCGAGTCTTCCGATCCTCACCGCAGTTCGGCGTCACCTTGGTGACCTACGAACTGCTGCAGAGATGGTTTAACATAGACTTTGGCAGACA CCTTCCATCGGGATCTAAGCCCACTCCCGCTCCAAAATCGGAGGACCTCCCTCCAGTCAGTGCGGACCACGTAGGCGGATACCGTCTGGCGGCTGCCACGTTTGCAGGCGTGGAGAGAAAGTTCGGCCTTCAGCTGCCCAAGTTTGAAGCTTCTGGAGCGGCGCAGGTCAAAGCTTCAGCACTGTGA